The Haloferax sp. Atlit-12N region GGTGACGAGCGGCGACTGGAAGTCGGACGCGCGCATCCGGTTGACTTCGACCCCGGCCGCGAAGCGGGTGAACGCCGGGAGCATCAGCACGTCGCCGCCGCGGTAGGCGTCGGGGCCGTAGAGGACGCAGGGCCGCCGCCGACCCTCGATGGAGAGCGTCGGATGGTCGTGGCCGACGACGTAGCGGTCGGCGTCGCCGTCGGGTTCGCGGTGGCCGTGACAGACGAGCGTCCCGTCGGCGAGGCGGTACTCGTCGTGCACGTCGCCCGACCAGCCCTCCGCGAGCATCGTGTCGTGGTTGCCGGCGACGAACACCGGGTCGGCACCGGCGTCGTCGCACGTCTCCGCGAGGGTTTCGAGGGCCGCAACGTGGCGGTCCGAGACGCGGTCGAACCGGTGGAGCACGTCGCCGGCGAAGACGACTTCGCGGGGGGCGAACTCGACGCAGTAGGTGTGCAGGCGCTCCGCGAGGTCGGGTCCCTCGCCGAGCGGAAAATCGACCGCCGAGGCGTCCGCTCGGCCGACGTGCAGGTCCGCGAGGACGAGCGCGTCGGCGTCGGGGAGAAAGAGAGCGCGCTCGCGGACGGAGACGCGTGTCACGACCGAGTGGACGGCCCTCGAAGACAAATCTCCACCGGAGGCGAGCGCCGCACCAAGGGGCGGCGAGAGGCCAGCAAAGGCGGGGCCGGTGCCGCCGCCGGAGCAGGGGCCTTTTTAGTCGGTGCGTCCCACGTTCGGCACATGAGCGGCGCACTGGAGGACAAGCGCACCGCGACCCGCTTTCGCATCCTCGCCGAGATAGCCGACCGACAGCCGGCGGTGAGTCAGGGCGAAATCGCCGAGGCGGTCGGGGTGACGAGTCAGGCGGTCTCCGAGTACATCCGCGACCTCGTCGAAGACGGGCTCGTCGAAAAGCAGGGCCGGTCGCGCTACCGCGTGACGAAAGAGGGCGTCGACTGGCTGTTTCAGGAGGCACGCGCCCTCCAGCGGTTCGCCGAACACGTCACCGACGACGTGCTGGAGAGCGTCAACGAGGACGCCGCAATCGTCACCGACGACGTGGCGGCCGGCGACACGGTGACCCTGTCGCTCCGCGACGGCCTGCTCCACGCCACGCCCGGCGACGACGGCCCGGCCATCGGCGTCGCCACCACCGACGCCGAAGCGGGCGACGCGGCCAGCGTCACCGGCTTCGAGGGCGTCATCGAGATGGAGCCCGGCTCGGTCCGCGTGCTGCAGGTGCCGCCCGCGCGACTCGCCGAGTCCGACGCGGTCGACTCGGACGCGCTCGCGGCGGCGTGCGACGAGGCCGACATCGTCGTCGCCGCGGGCGTCGAGGCCGTCGTCGCCTGCCGCCACGCGGAGGTCGACGTGAAGACGTGGTTCGCGCCGGGCGAGGTCGCCGCCGACGCCGCGGCCCGCGGACTCGACGCCGCGGTCGTCGCCAGCACCGACACCGCCGGGCGCGTGACCGACGCGCTCCGCGACGCGGGCGTGCTGTTCGAAGTGACGGAGCCGTAGCTCCGCGCCGGTTTCGGTTTTTCAATTCGAGGTCGCCGCTTAGCTCTCGGCGTGTTCTCGCGCCATCGTGTACGCCTCCCGTAGCTCGCGGAACCGCTCTCTGTCGCCGCCGTGGTCGGGATGCACGTCTTTCACCCGCGCTCGATAGGCGTCTCTGACGGCGTCCGAGGAGGCGTTCGCGGGGAGGTCGAGTCGGTCGAACGCGGCCGAAACGGGGTCGTCGAGGTCGGCCAGTTCGGGCTCGATGTCCGGCACGTCGAAGGGGAGCCGTCGCCCGAGTTGGCCGCCGGGCATCTCGTGTTCGCAGAGGACGGCGTAGACGCCGGCGCGTTCGAGGCGGAAAAACGCCTGCGCGTCGAAGGTGATGGCGACGCCGCGGTCGGGGAGGAAGAACGCAACCGTCTCGCCGCGGACCGGGCGGTCCTCGACGAACCGCTCGTCGATGGAGGTGAGGTAGTCGCGGATTTCGTGGCGGCGGCGGCCCGTCCCGTCGACGCGGGGGCCGCGGGAGACCCGCCGCTCCGGGAAGACACGACCGCCGACGACGAAGACGCCGGCGACGACGACGGAGGCGACCGCGCCCGCGGCGAGGCCGACGATGAGCCACGGCGGGAGCAGAAAGACCCACTCCGGAAGCACGCTAGAAATCACGGGACGAGCGATTATGAACCCCTCGCTGCCCGTACCGATTTGCCGCCGGCGGCCCAAGCGTCGGTATGCGACCGATTCGCTTCGAGGAGGCCGACAGCGCGGAGCGCACGCAAATCGGCGAGGGACTGACGCGACCGGCCGTCGCCGCCGGGCGACTGGAGACGGGCCGCGCGGACGGGAAGTACTTCCTCCGGCACGACGACGGCTGTGCGGTCTGCGGAAAGCCGGTCGAAGCAGGGTCGCCGTTCTACCTCGACCCCGACACCGGCGAAATCCTCTGCGAGGAACACGGACGGGCGCGGCGAGAGTCCTGAGAACGGCTGTTTCCGGGTCGACGCCGCAATTTCATACTCGCCTTCGAGTGAGTTTTCATTCATACTTGTTTCGTTCGCAAACTTCTTTATCGGGGTACGGGACCATACGAACATCACATGGCTGTAGTCTGGCTGGACGACGTACGGGCTGACGACCTCGACCTGGTCGGTGGGAAAGGCGCGTCGCTGGGCGAACTAACCGGTGCGGGGCTTCCCGTCCCGCCGGGATTCGTCGTGACGGCGAGCACGTACCGCGCGTTCATCGAGGACGCGGGCATCGACGACGAGCTGTTCGCCGCGGTCGAGGTCGACCACGAGGACTCCGCGGCGCTGCAGGCGGCCCACGAGGCGGCTCACGACCTCATCATGGAGACGCCGATGCCGGACGACGTGCGGGAAGAAATCCTCGACGCCTACCGGAGCGTCGGCGAGGGCGACGCCTTCGTCGCCGTCCGGTCGTCCGCGACAGCCGAGGACCTGCCTGACGCCTCCTTCGCGGGCCAACAGGAGACCTTCCTCAACATCACCGAGGAGGACCTCCTCGACCGCGTCAAGGAGTGCTGGGCCTCGCTGTTCTCCGAGCGCGCCATCTACTACCGCAACCGGAAGGGCTTCCCCCACGACAAGGTCGACATCGCGGTGGTCGTCCAGCAGATGGTCGACGCCGAGAAGTCCGGCGTGATGTTCACCCGCCACCCCTCGACCGGGAAAAAGGAGATTATCATCGAGGCGGCGTGGGGTCTGGGCGAAGCCGTCGTCTCCGGCACCGTCTCGCCCGACAACTACGTCATCAGCCGCGAGACCGGCGAGGTCGAGACGGCGACCATCGCGGACAAGAAGACGATGTGCGTCCGCGACGAGGAAACCGGCGAGACCGTCATGCGCGACGTGCCGAACGACCACCGCCACGAGCGCGTCCTCACCGACGACGAGGTGTCCCGCCTGCTCGAACTCGGCGAACTGGTCGAAGACCACTACGAGACGCCGCAGGACGTCGAGTGGGCCGTCTACGACGGCGAGGTCTACATGCTCCAGTCGCGCCCGATTACGACCATCGCGGAGGGCGACGACGGCGAGGAAGACGAGAGCGACAGCGGACGTTCGCGGGCGGCCGCAACGGGCGACGACGTGCTCATCCGCGGCCTCGGTGCGAGTCCCGGCATCGCCTCCGGCCGCGCCCGCATCGTCACCAAGCTCGACCACCTCGACCAGGTGGCCGAGGGCGACATCATCGTCACCGAGATGACCATGCCGGACATGGTGCCCGCGATGAAGCGCGCCGCCGGCATCGTCACCGACGAGGGGGGCATGACCTCCCACGCGGCCATCGTCTCCCGCGAACTCGGCGTGCCCGCGGTCGTCGGCACCGGCGACGGGACGAAGACCCTCGAAGACGGCGAGGTCGTCACCATCGACGGCGACAAGGGAACTGTCCGCGAGGGCGAAGAGCCCGAGGAGAAACAGCGCCAGCCCGTCGAGGAGGCCCGCCCCAAGACGCCCGTCAAGCCGATGACCGCGACCGAGGTCAAGGTCAACGTCTCCATCCCCGAGGCGGCCGAGCGCGCGGCCGCAACGGGCGCTGACGGCGTCGGCCTGCTCCGCATCGAGCACATGGTTCTGACGCTCGGCAAGACCCCCGAGCGGTTCATCGAGCAGAACGGCGAGCGCGCCTACGTGGACGAAATCGTCTCGGGCGTCCGCGAGGCCGCAGAGGAGTTCTACCCGCGGCCGGTCCGCGTCCGCACTCTCGACGCGCCGACAGACGAGTTCCGACAGCTCGAAGGCGGCGAGAACGAGCCGCGCGAACACAACCCGATGCTCGGCTACCGCGGCATCCGCCGCGGCCTCGACAACCCGAGCGTCTTCCGCCTCGAACTGCAGGCGTTCCGCCGCCTGTTCGACATGGGCTACGACAACCTCGAAGTCATGTTCCCGCTCGTCAACGACGCGGAGGACGTGCTGCGAGCGAAAGAGCACATGCGCGAGGCCGGCATCGACCCCGAAAAGCGCGAGTGGGGCGTCATGATAGAGACGCCGGCCGCGGCGCTCTGCATCGAAGAGCTCGCCGACGCCGGCATCGACTTCGCCTCGTTCGGTACGAACGACCTGACGCAGTACACCCTCGCGGTGGACCGCAACAACGAGCACGTCGCCGACATCTACGACGAACTGCACCCGGCGGTGCTCAAACTCATCGGCGACACCATCGAGACGTGCCGCGAGGTCGGCGTGAAGACGAGCATCTGCGGGCAGGCCGGGTCGAAGCCCAAGATGGTTCAGTTCCTCGTCGACAAGGGCGTCAGCTCCATCTCGGCCAACATCGACGCCGTCCGCGACGTGCAACACGAGGTCAAGCGCGTCGAACAGCGGCTCCTCCTCGACTCGGTCCGCTGAGGTCCGACAAGAGCCCTCGAACCGCTCCGTTTTCGTCTTTTCTTGACTCCGTAGCGGCGGCCGCGACTGGGCGAGGCGGCGCACCGGAGCGGAACCGATATACTGGGTGTGGTTATAGTGGGATGCATGCAGCGCGCGGCACCGCAGGAGTTCGACCGCGTCCTCTCTTCGATGTGCACCCGACCGCACCCGGCCGCCCGGAAGGCCGCAGAGCGGTTCTTTGCCACCAATCCCGGCGACCCGGCGACCTATCAGGCCGTCGCCGCCCTCGAAGAAGACGCACTCTCGTACCTCGGCGAGATTACCGGCCTCTCGGCCCCCCACGGCTACGTGACAAGCGGCGGGACCGAGGCCAACATCCAGGCCATCCGGGCCGCGCGAAACCACGCCCGCGACGACGACCCGAACGTCGTCGCCCCCGAGAGCATCCACTTCAGCTTCCAGAAGGCCGCCGACGTGCTCGACGTGGAACTCCGAATCGTGCCCGTGGACGACGACTACCGCGCGAACGTCGCGGCCGTCCGCGAGGCCGTCGACGACCACACCGTCCTCGTGGCCGGCGTCGCCGGCACGACCGAGTTCGGCCGCGTCGACCCGATTTCCGAGTTGACGGCGGTCGCCCACGACGCCGGCGCGCTGATGCACGTCGACGCCGCGTGGGGCGGCTTCATCCTCCCCTTCACCGACCACGAGTGGTCGTTCGCCCACGCGCCAATCGACTCGATGACCATCGACCCCCACAAGTACGGGCAGGCGGTCGTCCCCGCCGGCGGTCTGTTGTTCCGCGAGAAGTCGGTCGTGGACTCGCTGGCGGTCGATACGCCGTACCTCGAATCCGCGTCGCAGGCGAGTCTCACCGGGACCCGAAGCGGCGCGGGCGTCGCCTCCGCGGCCGCCGCGATGCGCGAACTCTGGCCCGACGGCTACCGCGACGCCTACGAGCGCCAGCAGGCGAACGCCGAGTGGTTCTACGACGAACTCCGCTCTCGGGGCTACGACGCGGTCGAACCGGACCTCCCGCTGGTCGCCGCGAGCGTCCCCGACGGGCAGTTCGAGTCGCTCCGGGACCTCGGCTGGCGCATCTCGCGGACCGCGAGCGGCGAACTCCGCATCGTCTGCATGCCGCACGTCTCCCGCGAGTCGCTCCGGGCGTTCCTCTCGGACCTCGACGACCTCCGGTCGACCCCGACGCGCAACTGAGCCGGTCCGAACCTGAAAACTTACAACCGACTGGCTTCGACCCTCTCGTGTGTCTCTCACCGCGTTCGCATCGCTCGCAGACCTGACGCTCAGTCTGTACCCCGACTTCTCGTGGCTCTCGTCGCTGGTCGAGACGGCCACCGGCTGGGT contains the following coding sequences:
- a CDS encoding J domain-containing protein is translated as MLPEWVFLLPPWLIVGLAAGAVASVVVAGVFVVGGRVFPERRVSRGPRVDGTGRRRHEIRDYLTSIDERFVEDRPVRGETVAFFLPDRGVAITFDAQAFFRLERAGVYAVLCEHEMPGGQLGRRLPFDVPDIEPELADLDDPVSAAFDRLDLPANASSDAVRDAYRARVKDVHPDHGGDRERFRELREAYTMAREHAES
- the ppsA gene encoding phosphoenolpyruvate synthase; the encoded protein is MAVVWLDDVRADDLDLVGGKGASLGELTGAGLPVPPGFVVTASTYRAFIEDAGIDDELFAAVEVDHEDSAALQAAHEAAHDLIMETPMPDDVREEILDAYRSVGEGDAFVAVRSSATAEDLPDASFAGQQETFLNITEEDLLDRVKECWASLFSERAIYYRNRKGFPHDKVDIAVVVQQMVDAEKSGVMFTRHPSTGKKEIIIEAAWGLGEAVVSGTVSPDNYVISRETGEVETATIADKKTMCVRDEETGETVMRDVPNDHRHERVLTDDEVSRLLELGELVEDHYETPQDVEWAVYDGEVYMLQSRPITTIAEGDDGEEDESDSGRSRAAATGDDVLIRGLGASPGIASGRARIVTKLDHLDQVAEGDIIVTEMTMPDMVPAMKRAAGIVTDEGGMTSHAAIVSRELGVPAVVGTGDGTKTLEDGEVVTIDGDKGTVREGEEPEEKQRQPVEEARPKTPVKPMTATEVKVNVSIPEAAERAAATGADGVGLLRIEHMVLTLGKTPERFIEQNGERAYVDEIVSGVREAAEEFYPRPVRVRTLDAPTDEFRQLEGGENEPREHNPMLGYRGIRRGLDNPSVFRLELQAFRRLFDMGYDNLEVMFPLVNDAEDVLRAKEHMREAGIDPEKREWGVMIETPAAALCIEELADAGIDFASFGTNDLTQYTLAVDRNNEHVADIYDELHPAVLKLIGDTIETCREVGVKTSICGQAGSKPKMVQFLVDKGVSSISANIDAVRDVQHEVKRVEQRLLLDSVR
- a CDS encoding MarR family transcriptional regulator, coding for MSGALEDKRTATRFRILAEIADRQPAVSQGEIAEAVGVTSQAVSEYIRDLVEDGLVEKQGRSRYRVTKEGVDWLFQEARALQRFAEHVTDDVLESVNEDAAIVTDDVAAGDTVTLSLRDGLLHATPGDDGPAIGVATTDAEAGDAASVTGFEGVIEMEPGSVRVLQVPPARLAESDAVDSDALAAACDEADIVVAAGVEAVVACRHAEVDVKTWFAPGEVAADAAARGLDAAVVASTDTAGRVTDALRDAGVLFEVTEP
- the mfnA gene encoding tyrosine decarboxylase MfnA; this translates as MQRAAPQEFDRVLSSMCTRPHPAARKAAERFFATNPGDPATYQAVAALEEDALSYLGEITGLSAPHGYVTSGGTEANIQAIRAARNHARDDDPNVVAPESIHFSFQKAADVLDVELRIVPVDDDYRANVAAVREAVDDHTVLVAGVAGTTEFGRVDPISELTAVAHDAGALMHVDAAWGGFILPFTDHEWSFAHAPIDSMTIDPHKYGQAVVPAGGLLFREKSVVDSLAVDTPYLESASQASLTGTRSGAGVASAAAAMRELWPDGYRDAYERQQANAEWFYDELRSRGYDAVEPDLPLVAASVPDGQFESLRDLGWRISRTASGELRIVCMPHVSRESLRAFLSDLDDLRSTPTRN
- a CDS encoding metallophosphoesterase, yielding MTRVSVRERALFLPDADALVLADLHVGRADASAVDFPLGEGPDLAERLHTYCVEFAPREVVFAGDVLHRFDRVSDRHVAALETLAETCDDAGADPVFVAGNHDTMLAEGWSGDVHDEYRLADGTLVCHGHREPDGDADRYVVGHDHPTLSIEGRRRPCVLYGPDAYRGGDVLMLPAFTRFAAGVEVNRMRASDFQSPLVTDADDFRPLVRDVEAAETLTFPPLGKLRRLL